Proteins encoded in a region of the Vicia villosa cultivar HV-30 ecotype Madison, WI linkage group LG5, Vvil1.0, whole genome shotgun sequence genome:
- the LOC131603997 gene encoding uncharacterized protein LOC131603997: protein MAFNRSLKGKPKAVGSRIVVLGAIVCAIALLFLLSSVVFTTDSPKSQYIKYSTNDRKYLYWGTRIDCPGKHCGSCEGLGHQESSLRCALEEAAYLRRTFVMPSRMCINPIHNKKGILHRSTNATSEDQWAASSCAMDSLYDAELMSETVPVIFDNSKEWYKVLSTSMKLGARGVAHVAGVSRVELKENNQYSELLLINRTASPLSWFMECKDRNNRSAIMLPYSFLPSMASKKLRDAAEKIKAQLGDYDAIHVRRGDKIKTRKDRFGVSRTLHPHLDRDTRPEFIRCRIAKWVAPGRTLFIASNERIPGFFSPLSVRYKLAYSSNYSHIIDPVIENNYQLFMIERLILAGAKKFIKTFKEDETDLSLCDDPKKNTKKWQIPVYDGDDTC, encoded by the exons ATGGCATTTAACAGATCCTTAAAGGGGAAACCAAAGGCAGTGGGATCCAGAATTGTAGTGTTGGGCGCAATCGTGTGTGCAATAGCTCTTTTGTTCCTACTGTCCTCAGTTGTATTCACAACTGATTCCCCAAAATCCCAATACATTAAATACTCTACCAATGACAGAAAGTACCTGTATTGGGGCACACGGATCGATTGCCCTGGAAAACACTGTGGATCCTGCGAGGGTTTGGGTCATCAAGAATCCAGCCTTAGGTGCGCCCTCGAAGAAGCTGCCTATCTTCGGAG AACTTTTGTTATGCCGTCTAGGATGTGTATCAATCCTATACATAACAAGAAAGGGATCCTTCATCGTTCAACTAATGCTACTTCGGAGGATCA GTGGGCGGCAAGTTCTTGTGCCATGGACTCTTTATATGATGCAGAACTCATGTCTGAGACTGTCCCTGTGATTTTTGACAACTCAAAAGAATGGTATAAGGTTCTATCGACCAGCATGAAGCTTGGAGCTAGAGGTGTTGCTCACGTGGCAGGAGTTAGTCGTGTTGAGCTTAAAGAAAACAATCAGTACTCTGAGTTGTTGCTCATAAACAGAACTGCCAGCCCTCTTTCTTG GTTTATGGAATGCAAGGATCGAAACAACCGTAGTGCTATAATGTTACCATATTCATTTCTACCCTCAATGGCCTCAAAAAAACTAAGAGATGCCGCAGAAAAG ATCAAAGCACAACTTGGTGATTATGATGCCATCCATGTTCGTCGTGGAGATAAAATAAAAACTAGGAAGGACAGGTTTGGCGTGTCAAGGACCCTGCATCCACACCTTGATAGGGATACCCGCCCTGAGTTTATTCGTTGTAGAATAGCAAAGTGGGTTGCACCTGGAAGAACCTTGTTTATTGCTTCCAATGAAAGGATTCCAGGGTTTTTTTCACCGCTTTCTGTCAG GTATAAATTGGCATATTCATCAAACTATAGCCATATAATAGATCCAGTGATTGAGAATAATTACCAATTATTCATGATCGAGAGGCTTATATTGGCGGGTGCTAAAAAGTTCATTAAAACATTCAAGGAAGATGAGACAGATCTTAGCCTTTGTGATGACCCAAAAAAGAATACAAAAAAATGGCAGATACCTGTTTACGATGGGGATGATACTTGTTGA
- the LOC131603998 gene encoding pterocarpan synthase 1: MLSRIIFCTAVTLATITVIVLALVSPVSHNKIHSKPWLDLSLYIQQPQNITTSNTHAVPREEAGAFVFHRVLTEGPENTSKVVGKAQGFIIPVERFQQSEFNVLYLTFDAPDHSGSLSVEAVKDKDREEFKVVGGTGSFAFAHGVAVFSQTDGKRSDEGLIYHVKLELEFPNHSRKLH, encoded by the coding sequence ATGTTGTCTAGGATCATATTCTGCACTGCAGTTACATTAGCAACAATAACAGTAATTGTTTTGGCTTTAGTATCACCTGTTTCACACAACAAGATccattcaaaaccatggctagaTCTATCTCTCTACATTCAACAACCTCAAAACATAACAACCTCAAATACACATGCTGTTCCAAGGGAAGAAGCCGGTGCATTCGTGTTTCACCGTGTACTTACGGAAGGCCCCGAGAACACTTCGAAGGTTGTAGGAAAAGCACAAGGTTTCATAATTCCCGTGGAACGGTTTCAGCAATCGGAATTCAATGTTTTGTATCTGACTTTTGATGCACCGGATCATTCAGGTAGCTTGAGTGTGGAAGCAGTGAAAGATAAGGATAGAGAAGAGTTTAAGGTTGTAGGAGGAACAGGTTCATTTGCATTTGCTCATGGTGTTGCTGTTTTTAGTCAAACAGATGGAAAAAGAAGCGATGAAGGTTTGATTTATCATGTTAAACTTGAGCTTGAATTCCCAAATCATTCTCGAAAGTTACATTGA
- the LOC131608229 gene encoding uncharacterized protein LOC131608229, producing MGIEELDYVMVPVGIMVLLMYHVWLLYAIIRQPSSTVIGLNAQTRHQWILFMMSDPLKNGVLAVQTIRNNIMASTLLATTAITLSSLIGVFASNISETNLVYGNKTSLNSSIKRLSISLCFLVAFLCNMQSIRYYAHVSFLITTPTINGKKDFIEYVARTLNRGSYSWSLGLRAFYLSIPLVLWIYGPIPMFICSCFTSFLLYFLDTTTQITRDLHNRSFREKESSTTQEVDAAA from the exons ATGGGAATAGAGGAGTTGGATTATGTGATGGTGCCTGTTGGTATCATGGTGTTGTTAATGTATCATGTTTGGCTTCTCTATGCTATAATCCGCCAGCCATCTAGCACTGTTATTGGTTTGAATGCTCAGACTCGTCACCAATGGATTCTTTTCATGATGTCT GATCCATTGAAAAATGGTGTTTTGGCGGTTCAAACGATTCGCAACAATATAATGGCATCAACTCTTCTAGCTACAACAGCAATCACACTAAGTTCTCTCATTGGAGTTTTTGCAAGCAATATTTCAGAAACCAACCTAGTTTATGGCAACAAAACATCCCTAAACTCATCGATAAAACGGCTTTCAATCTCACTATGTTTCCTCGTCGCGTTTCTATGTAATATGCAATCCATAAGATACTATGCACATGTGAGTTTCTTAATCACTACACCTACAATCAATGGGAAAAAGGACTTCATTGAATACGTAGCGAGAACATTGAACCGCGGAAGTTATTCGTGGTCTCTTGGTTTAAGGGCTTTCTACTTGTCAATACCTCTTGTCCTATGGATTTATGGTCCTATACCTATGTTTATTTGTTCTTGCTTCACATCATTTCTTTTGTACTTTTTGGATACAACTACTCAGATCACAAGAGATCTTCACAATAGGTCGTTTAGAGAGAAGGAAAGTAGTACTACTCAGGAAGTGGATGCAGCAGCATAG
- the LOC131606035 gene encoding uncharacterized protein LOC131606035 yields METFIHDFSGSPSRNSRRPKQSPGLRGGLEIVFNQQ; encoded by the exons atggaGACTTTTATCCATGATTTCTCT GGGAGCCCTTCCAGAAATTCTCGAAGGCCTAAGCAAAGCCCAGGCCTAAGAGGGGGTTTGGAAATAGTTTTCAACCAGCAATAG